A part of Dermacentor variabilis isolate Ectoservices chromosome 10, ASM5094787v1, whole genome shotgun sequence genomic DNA contains:
- the LOC142559825 gene encoding beta-1,3-galactosyltransferase 5-like, translated as MDFVVVFLLGKTQDPEVQRKVFAEQGLYGDIVQGDFLDTYRNLTYKTVMLIRWAREKCSGVSFVLKTDDDMLVSVWDLAVVVNSLEGVKRTMWGYLHRHSTPIRNVSSKWYVSRKEYAPDTYPPFLSGTGYLISGDSIAALEELTHDECFFPFEDVYLTAIVAERAQVSRLGFDGFSNEHKWFHQPCSTPRVVTSHHWSAAALRHEWSRAVSLLDFGLCAGIKKSQMVS; from the coding sequence ATGGACTTCGTTGTCGTCTTCCTGCTGGGAAAGACACAGGATCCGGAAGTACAGCGCAAGGTATTCGCCGAACAGGGCCTTTACGGTGATATCGTTCAGGGAGACTTTCTCGACACCTACAGGAACCTCACCTACAAGACTGTGATGCTGATCCGCTGGGCTCGGGAAAAGTGCTCCGGCGTTAGTTTCGTGCTGAAGACCGACGACGACATGCTGGTCAGCGTATGGGACCTCGCCGTCGTCGTCAACAGTTTGGAGGGAGTCAAACGCACAATGTGGGGCTATCTGCATCGCCATTCTACACCAATTCGCAACGTATCCTCCAAGTGGTATGTATCTCGGAAAGAATACGCGCCAGATACCTATCCCCCATTCCTCTCGGGGACCGGATACCTAATATCTGGTGACAGCATTGCCGCACTAGAGGAGCTCACGCACGACGAGTGCTTCTTCCCTTTTGAAGACGTCTACCTGACCGCCATCGTTGCGGAGAGAGCTCAAGTGAGTCGTTTAGGTTTCGATGGCTTCTCCAATGAACACAAGTGGTTCCATCAGCCGTGCTCGACCCCCAGGGTCGTAACGTCTCATCATTGGAGCGCGGCGGCATTGCGACACGAATGGAGTCGCGCTGTCTCTCTGTTGGACTTCGGGCTGTGCGCGGGAATAAAGAAAAGCCAGATGGTGTCgtag